The proteins below are encoded in one region of Caloramator mitchellensis:
- a CDS encoding TSUP family transporter, whose protein sequence is MIIYLISLISGIISGMGIGGGTILIPGLIIFLNVKQQIAQSVNLLIFVPTGIIALYSHIKQGNIEKESLSILIIFGIIGSIIGSFIAIFINSNLLRKLFGIFLFLMGAYEIYCSIISKKNKKNSLCKDETKIP, encoded by the coding sequence ATGATAATATATTTGATAAGCCTTATATCAGGGATTATAAGCGGTATGGGGATTGGAGGTGGAACAATTCTAATACCAGGGTTAATTATTTTCTTGAATGTGAAACAACAAATAGCACAAAGTGTCAACCTTTTGATTTTTGTTCCCACAGGAATAATCGCTCTTTACTCTCATATTAAACAGGGGAATATCGAGAAGGAATCTTTATCTATATTGATAATATTTGGAATTATAGGCTCTATTATAGGTTCATTCATAGCAATTTTCATCAATTCAAACCTATTAAGAAAGCTCTTTGGAATATTTTTATTTTTAATGGGAGCATATGAAATATATTGTAGTATTATTTCTAAAAAAAATAAAAAGAATTCTTTATGCAAAGATGAAACTAAAATCCCATGA
- a CDS encoding PLP-dependent aminotransferase family protein, giving the protein MKIYENIYLDENIQEPKYIQLYEALKSLIEERSIRPNDKMPTIRGLAKKLNVNTVTVVNAYKLLEQKGYIYTKVGSGTFVADKLNNNKINFFSENTFESSDEESQDNEKLINFSTLTPGKELFPVKDFKAVLDEVLERDGADAFTYIDAQGYKPLRKSVSDYLKECGIDSDFSNISIISGAQQGIDLVSKVLIEFNDSVVVESPTYTGAAAIFKNRGANIIEVSIREDGIDINELEEVLKKQNVKLIYVMPNFQNPTGITYSIDKKLALINLAQKYNAFILEDDFLTEINFNKKGVVPLKALDFCDRVIYIKSFSKIFMPGIRLAVLVSPFNISRNMILAKQNTDISSSGLLQRAFDLYIREGLWDKYIKDLNNIYQNRYKKMRDELIKIGDFSFEEPHGGIHFWVKSNLNPSILVYEAKKNGVLIAPGRAFYLDNRECEFFRISFAQVNENEIIKGIDKIREIFVK; this is encoded by the coding sequence ATGAAAATTTATGAGAATATATATTTAGATGAAAATATTCAGGAACCTAAATATATTCAGCTGTATGAAGCTTTAAAAAGTTTAATAGAAGAAAGGTCAATAAGACCAAACGATAAAATGCCAACCATAAGAGGTTTAGCAAAGAAATTGAATGTAAATACCGTCACAGTAGTAAATGCGTATAAGCTTTTAGAACAAAAAGGATATATATATACAAAAGTAGGAAGCGGGACGTTTGTTGCCGATAAATTAAACAATAATAAAATTAATTTTTTTAGCGAAAATACATTTGAATCTTCTGACGAAGAAAGTCAGGACAATGAAAAGTTAATTAATTTTTCTACTTTAACTCCAGGAAAAGAGCTTTTTCCAGTTAAGGATTTCAAGGCTGTGCTGGATGAAGTTTTGGAAAGAGATGGAGCAGATGCATTTACCTATATCGATGCACAGGGTTATAAACCATTAAGAAAATCGGTTAGCGATTATTTAAAAGAGTGTGGAATAGACTCTGATTTTTCAAACATCTCAATAATTTCAGGTGCACAACAGGGAATTGACCTGGTATCAAAGGTTTTGATTGAATTTAATGATTCTGTAGTTGTTGAAAGCCCAACATACACTGGAGCGGCTGCTATTTTCAAAAACAGGGGAGCAAATATTATAGAAGTTTCGATTAGAGAAGATGGTATTGACATTAACGAATTAGAAGAGGTTTTAAAAAAACAAAATGTAAAGTTGATATATGTAATGCCAAATTTTCAAAACCCTACAGGAATTACCTACAGCATAGATAAAAAATTGGCGCTTATAAACCTTGCACAAAAATATAACGCATTTATACTTGAGGATGATTTTTTGACTGAAATAAACTTCAACAAAAAGGGTGTTGTGCCATTAAAGGCGTTGGATTTTTGCGACAGGGTTATATATATTAAAAGTTTCTCAAAGATATTTATGCCTGGAATAAGGCTTGCTGTTTTGGTTTCTCCTTTTAATATTTCAAGGAATATGATACTTGCCAAACAGAACACCGATATTTCAAGCTCAGGACTTTTACAAAGAGCATTTGATTTGTATATAAGGGAAGGGCTATGGGATAAATATATTAAAGATTTAAATAATATTTATCAAAATAGATATAAAAAAATGCGGGACGAGCTGATTAAAATTGGAGATTTTTCGTTTGAAGAACCTCATGGAGGAATTCATTTTTGGGTAAAATCAAATTTAAACCCATCGATACTTGTTTATGAAGCAAAAAAAAATGGAGTTTTAATAGCACCTGGCAGGGCGTTTTATTTGGACAACCGGGAATGTGAATTCTTTAGAATTAGTTTTGCTCAGGTTAATGAGAATGAAATTATAAAGGGTATTGATAAAATTAGGGAAATATTTGTAAAATAA
- a CDS encoding DUF1858 domain-containing protein codes for MITKDMGIIEIVQKYPQTAQVFAKYGMGCLGCIAARYETLEQGAMAHGINLDAMVKDLNEAIKA; via the coding sequence ATGATTACTAAAGATATGGGTATAATTGAAATAGTTCAAAAATATCCTCAAACAGCTCAAGTATTTGCAAAATACGGTATGGGATGTTTAGGTTGCATAGCAGCTAGATATGAAACTCTTGAGCAAGGTGCAATGGCTCACGGTATTAACCTAGATGCTATGGTTAAGGATTTAAACGAAGCTATAAAAGCATGA
- a CDS encoding CoA-binding protein: MNINEFKQKKVWAVVGSVSNKEKFAYKIYNFLKMKGYKVYAVDPKGLDVDGEKSYTSLLELPEVPEAVDMVINPVRGVEYVEQAKQLDVKYIWFQPGAENLEIVEKAKGLGMEVVYDHCVMKEF; this comes from the coding sequence ATGAATATCAACGAGTTTAAACAAAAAAAGGTATGGGCAGTTGTTGGGAGCGTATCCAATAAGGAAAAGTTTGCTTATAAAATCTATAACTTTTTAAAGATGAAGGGTTATAAGGTTTATGCTGTTGACCCAAAGGGCTTGGATGTTGATGGAGAAAAATCATATACCTCGCTATTAGAACTTCCAGAAGTTCCAGAAGCAGTAGATATGGTTATTAACCCAGTCAGAGGTGTAGAATATGTTGAACAGGCCAAACAGCTTGATGTAAAATACATATGGTTCCAACCTGGAGCAGAAAACCTGGAAATTGTTGAAAAAGCAAAAGGCCTTGGTATGGAAGTTGTATATGACCATTGTGTTATGAAGGAATTCTAA
- a CDS encoding YaiI/YqxD family protein: MKILVDADACPVKDIIIETAKEHDVEVIMFTDTSHLLDDDNCIIITVDKGKDSVDFALINNVNAEDIVVTQDYGVAAMAISKSAYAINYNGLIFDKDNIDSLLMQRYISAKIRSTGGKVSNIKKRNKNNDLNFKRNFENLIIQIKKGH, translated from the coding sequence ATGAAGATATTGGTTGATGCGGATGCTTGTCCGGTTAAGGATATAATAATAGAAACTGCAAAAGAGCACGATGTTGAGGTTATTATGTTCACAGATACAAGCCATTTATTGGATGATGACAACTGCATTATAATTACGGTGGATAAGGGCAAGGATTCCGTGGACTTTGCTCTTATAAACAATGTCAATGCTGAAGATATAGTTGTAACTCAGGATTATGGTGTTGCCGCAATGGCAATTTCTAAATCTGCCTATGCTATAAATTATAACGGACTTATATTTGATAAGGATAATATTGACTCGCTCTTGATGCAGCGATACATATCAGCAAAAATAAGAAGCACTGGCGGAAAAGTTTCCAACATAAAAAAAAGAAATAAGAACAATGATTTGAATTTTAAAAGAAATTTTGAAAATCTGATTATTCAAATTAAAAAAGGGCATTAA
- the rd gene encoding rubredoxin → MDKYLCAACGYVYDPATGDPDNGIAPGTKFEDIPEDWVCPLCGLPKTEFEKM, encoded by the coding sequence ATGGATAAATACCTATGTGCAGCATGCGGCTATGTTTACGACCCGGCAACAGGAGACCCAGACAATGGAATAGCACCTGGAACAAAATTTGAAGATATCCCAGAAGATTGGGTTTGCCCTCTTTGTGGATTACCAAAAACTGAATTTGAAAAGATGTGA
- a CDS encoding DegV family protein, producing MKKIKIIADSGCDFERDYAEELGIHIIPLTVSFGEEEYFDRVNITTEEFYSKLKAYKDMPKTSQINPARFIEEFKRFLDEGYHIIYISLSSGISGTYQSAVIAKEELESQDIDVIDSKGASVGYGLIVREAALLNKNGKTRDEIIERVNYMRERMEYIFAVGNLDMLKRGGRISGTKAVIGNLLNIKPIMQFEDGKIVPYDKVRGEKAIIKKMIETMKERGFEIDKQVIGLNYSRNYDFCMQIKEEIEKTFGVKEFIVSEIGPVIGSHVGEGTNAVFFMRK from the coding sequence ATGAAGAAGATAAAAATAATAGCTGATAGCGGATGCGATTTCGAAAGGGATTATGCTGAAGAATTAGGAATTCATATAATTCCTTTAACAGTATCATTTGGAGAAGAGGAGTATTTTGACAGAGTTAATATAACAACAGAGGAGTTTTATTCTAAGCTCAAAGCATACAAGGATATGCCAAAGACTTCCCAGATTAACCCTGCAAGATTTATCGAGGAGTTCAAAAGATTCTTAGACGAAGGATATCATATTATTTATATATCCCTCTCATCGGGTATAAGCGGAACATATCAATCAGCAGTCATTGCAAAAGAGGAGCTAGAAAGCCAGGATATTGACGTAATAGATTCAAAGGGAGCTTCTGTTGGATACGGATTAATTGTAAGAGAAGCAGCGCTTTTAAATAAGAACGGTAAGACAAGGGATGAAATAATCGAAAGAGTAAATTATATGAGAGAAAGAATGGAATATATTTTTGCAGTGGGAAATCTTGATATGCTCAAAAGAGGCGGAAGAATTTCAGGAACCAAGGCTGTGATAGGAAACCTGTTGAATATAAAGCCTATAATGCAATTTGAGGATGGAAAGATTGTTCCATACGATAAGGTTAGAGGTGAAAAGGCAATTATAAAGAAAATGATTGAAACCATGAAGGAAAGAGGCTTTGAAATAGATAAACAGGTTATAGGTCTTAATTATTCAAGAAATTATGATTTCTGTATGCAGATAAAAGAAGAAATTGAGAAGACATTTGGTGTTAAGGAGTTTATAGTTTCAGAAATTGGGCCCGTTATAGGAAGCCATGTTGGTGAAGGAACAAATGCAGTGTTTTTTATGAGAAAATAG
- a CDS encoding YigZ family protein produces the protein MGREDITVLKNVEVSFEEKKSIFICNISRIRNEEEAMKFINEIKEKYKDATHNVFAYITNNGISMRYSDDGEPQGTAGPPVLEVLKREGLNDVAVVVTRYFGGTLLGAGGLVRAYSASCKQGVDAAGKVKRKPAILFSMNIEYDKYGKINHYLQHKNVKIISIEYAENIVIRVVSLLEDFDSIHSDIIEILNGNDIINFKDECVVFVDECNKIMEVQNK, from the coding sequence ATGGGAAGAGAGGATATAACTGTTCTAAAAAATGTAGAGGTATCTTTTGAAGAGAAAAAGTCTATTTTTATATGCAATATAAGTAGAATACGAAATGAAGAAGAAGCGATGAAATTCATAAATGAAATAAAAGAAAAGTATAAAGACGCAACGCATAATGTTTTTGCTTACATAACCAACAATGGCATTTCGATGAGGTATTCTGACGACGGCGAACCACAAGGAACAGCAGGACCTCCAGTTCTTGAAGTTTTGAAAAGAGAGGGGCTTAATGATGTTGCGGTAGTTGTAACCCGCTATTTTGGGGGGACTTTATTAGGCGCTGGAGGGCTTGTAAGGGCATATAGTGCATCGTGTAAGCAGGGAGTAGATGCTGCAGGAAAAGTAAAAAGAAAGCCAGCAATATTGTTTTCGATGAATATTGAATATGATAAATACGGAAAAATAAACCATTATCTTCAGCATAAAAACGTTAAAATCATTTCAATTGAATATGCAGAAAATATAGTGATTAGAGTTGTTTCTTTATTGGAGGATTTTGACTCTATACATTCGGATATTATTGAAATATTGAATGGAAATGATATAATAAATTTCAAGGATGAATGTGTTGTATTCGTGGATGAATGCAACAAAATCATGGAGGTGCAAAACAAATGA
- a CDS encoding nucleotidyltransferase domain-containing protein produces MNNLIKNYQDAYEKAFNKLKNNSNVIGIIVYGSIISGDLWEESDIDFFVITKEQGKLINIYSKISDIPVQVNYISKEIFIKSYKNLLKGGTFHKAFFSGKLVYCLDDEIKDVYDSIRFYYDRDKNIRNMEILCNILNCLHYSRKYYNTGKHETSFQWIVELITNYARLHLNMKGHITDKDILSFAVNMDNDIEGLFKKINSQLSLKERIKYVIDSVQAYLDENISEIALPLIEFLRNKKTLCSVHDIKNSQEFKQVNADLNLILEYLYQKGIINQSLRTYTTLGNEELIDEICYFAL; encoded by the coding sequence ATGAATAATTTAATTAAAAATTATCAAGATGCATATGAAAAGGCATTTAACAAGTTAAAAAACAATAGCAACGTCATAGGAATAATAGTATATGGAAGTATAATATCTGGTGACCTCTGGGAAGAGTCTGATATTGATTTTTTTGTAATCACTAAAGAACAGGGAAAACTTATAAATATATACAGCAAAATTAGCGATATTCCGGTTCAGGTAAACTACATCTCAAAAGAAATATTTATTAAATCATATAAGAATTTGCTTAAGGGTGGAACATTTCATAAGGCTTTCTTTTCGGGCAAATTAGTTTATTGTTTAGACGATGAGATTAAAGACGTTTATGATTCAATAAGATTTTACTATGATAGGGATAAAAATATCAGAAACATGGAAATACTTTGTAATATATTGAACTGCCTTCATTATTCAAGAAAATATTATAATACAGGAAAACATGAAACTTCATTTCAATGGATTGTTGAATTGATAACTAATTATGCAAGGTTGCATCTTAATATGAAGGGGCATATAACTGATAAGGATATTTTATCCTTTGCAGTAAATATGGATAACGATATTGAAGGTTTGTTTAAAAAAATAAATTCTCAATTAAGTTTGAAGGAAAGAATAAAATATGTAATAGATAGCGTTCAAGCTTATTTAGATGAAAATATTTCAGAAATAGCTTTGCCATTGATAGAATTTTTGAGGAACAAGAAAACTTTGTGCTCTGTTCATGACATTAAAAATTCTCAAGAGTTTAAGCAGGTTAATGCAGATTTGAATTTAATACTGGAATATCTATATCAAAAGGGAATAATTAACCAAAGCCTCAGAACATATACAACATTAGGAAATGAAGAGCTCATTGATGAGATTTGTTATTTTGCATTATAA
- a CDS encoding YebC/PmpR family DNA-binding transcriptional regulator, whose product MSGHSKWANIKHKKGKQDALRGKLFTKLGKEIQVAVKEGGPNPESNNRLRDVIAKAKSNNMPMDNIERAIKRASGELGAVNYEEIIYEGYGPNGIAVIVQALTDNRNRTAGDVRHIFEKHGGNLGSTGCVSYLFEKKGLIIVEKDDSIDEDTIMMMALDAGAEDFTAEEDSYEITTSPEDFSQVREALESNGITLAQAEVSMIPSTYVALDDETAEKFEKLLDKLEDNDDVQNIWHNAEFPEGWGE is encoded by the coding sequence ATGTCAGGACACTCAAAATGGGCTAATATAAAGCATAAAAAAGGAAAGCAGGACGCACTAAGAGGAAAACTATTTACAAAATTAGGCAAGGAAATTCAGGTTGCAGTTAAAGAAGGCGGACCAAACCCTGAATCAAACAACAGATTAAGGGATGTTATTGCTAAAGCAAAGTCAAACAACATGCCTATGGATAATATTGAAAGAGCTATTAAAAGAGCAAGCGGTGAACTTGGAGCTGTAAATTACGAAGAAATAATTTATGAAGGTTATGGACCAAATGGTATTGCAGTTATAGTTCAAGCGCTAACTGATAATAGAAATAGAACTGCTGGTGATGTCAGACATATTTTTGAAAAACACGGCGGAAACTTAGGTTCAACCGGCTGCGTTTCATATTTGTTTGAAAAGAAGGGACTTATTATAGTAGAAAAGGACGACAGTATAGACGAAGATACTATTATGATGATGGCGCTGGATGCAGGTGCTGAGGATTTTACTGCTGAAGAGGATTCATATGAAATAACTACTTCTCCAGAAGATTTTTCACAGGTCAGAGAAGCATTGGAAAGCAATGGTATTACACTTGCACAGGCAGAAGTATCGATGATTCCAAGCACATACGTTGCGCTTGATGATGAAACGGCTGAAAAATTTGAAAAGCTTCTTGATAAGCTTGAAGATAACGACGATGTGCAAAACATTTGGCATAATGCTGAATTCCCAGAAGGATGGGGAGAATAG
- a CDS encoding sulfite exporter TauE/SafE family protein, producing the protein MKDKIKLYLIGFITGIFNGLFGSGGGTVLVPSMTHFLKTEQHKAHATAIAVILPLSIISSLLYVNKGYVDWNLTLKVVIANMIGGYIGSKILNKFTDGTLKLIFGIFMIAAAIRMVFFK; encoded by the coding sequence ATGAAAGACAAAATCAAACTATATTTAATAGGGTTTATTACAGGCATATTTAATGGTCTTTTTGGCTCAGGCGGTGGAACAGTCCTTGTTCCTTCAATGACTCATTTTTTAAAGACCGAGCAACATAAAGCCCATGCCACAGCAATAGCTGTAATACTACCATTATCTATAATCAGTTCATTATTGTATGTAAATAAAGGTTATGTCGATTGGAATTTGACATTAAAAGTTGTAATAGCAAATATGATTGGAGGCTATATAGGCTCAAAAATTTTAAATAAATTTACCGACGGGACATTAAAATTAATATTTGGAATTTTTATGATTGCAGCAGCGATAAGGATGGTGTTCTTTAAATGA
- a CDS encoding CapA family protein — MLNYQKKNFFAIILLIVLLFTACINQKPNADEKNSDLQNNQNQSIIEQEKTVKIVMAGDVIFHKPQLTYARTKNGYDFKPSFEDIKYLISDANISVFNLEGNINTKLKPSGYPKFNYPIEAVDALKWAGFDGVVLANNHSLDTGLEGLKGTIYNFNKKGLKVIGAGKNSETRTAIYEVNGIKVGFLAYTQFINFQKSGLGYVNMIDIEKIKSDITRLKGQVDFCIVYMHHGTEYLREVEKNQITLYRKIADLGADYIVGNHPHVARKSEYYKTKDGRGVIINYSLGNFISNQNDKYTDIGLIARLELSKKDKTVEIKNFEMIPIYRLRYKESGKTMHKVITAEGIEKYKNKIGADNIKYITKTFDELEAATEVVNNMR, encoded by the coding sequence ATGTTAAATTACCAAAAGAAAAATTTTTTCGCTATCATATTATTAATCGTCTTATTATTTACTGCTTGTATAAATCAAAAACCAAATGCTGATGAAAAAAATTCAGATTTGCAGAATAACCAAAATCAGTCGATTATAGAACAAGAAAAGACAGTTAAAATAGTCATGGCCGGGGATGTTATTTTTCATAAACCTCAATTAACATATGCCAGAACAAAAAATGGGTATGATTTTAAGCCCTCCTTTGAGGATATAAAGTATTTAATATCAGATGCTAATATTTCTGTGTTTAATCTTGAGGGCAATATTAATACAAAATTAAAACCTTCTGGATATCCTAAATTTAATTATCCAATTGAAGCAGTCGATGCCCTTAAATGGGCTGGATTTGACGGTGTAGTTCTTGCAAACAACCACAGCCTTGATACAGGACTTGAGGGATTAAAAGGAACTATATATAATTTCAACAAAAAAGGATTAAAAGTTATAGGCGCCGGCAAAAATTCGGAAACAAGAACAGCTATTTATGAAGTAAATGGAATTAAAGTTGGATTTTTAGCCTACACGCAATTTATAAATTTTCAAAAAAGCGGTTTGGGTTATGTGAATATGATAGATATAGAAAAAATAAAATCTGATATAACAAGATTGAAGGGTCAGGTTGATTTTTGCATAGTATACATGCACCACGGAACTGAGTATTTAAGGGAAGTAGAAAAAAACCAGATTACCCTTTATAGAAAAATCGCTGATTTAGGGGCGGATTACATCGTTGGAAATCATCCTCATGTTGCAAGAAAAAGTGAGTATTACAAGACTAAAGATGGAAGAGGCGTAATAATAAATTATTCACTTGGCAATTTTATATCCAACCAAAATGATAAATATACAGATATAGGTTTAATAGCAAGATTGGAACTTTCTAAAAAAGACAAAACGGTTGAAATTAAGAACTTTGAAATGATTCCTATATATAGACTGCGATACAAGGAATCAGGCAAAACAATGCACAAAGTGATTACAGCAGAAGGGATAGAAAAATATAAAAATAAAATAGGTGCAGATAATATTAAATATATAACTAAAACATTCGATGAATTAGAAGCTGCAACAGAGGTAGTTAATAATATGCGCTAG
- the nadE gene encoding NAD(+) synthase, with amino-acid sequence MFNVEIVANELVEWIKERVKEAGADGIVLGLSGGVDSAVVAAAAKKAFPENTLGIIMPCHSNPQDEKDAVLLAERLNIKYKKVVLDDVYDTFLKEVGATGNENKLALANIKPRLRMTTLYYHAALFNYLVAGTGNKSELTVGYFTKYGDSGVDILPLASFVKHQVWELARYFNVPDEIVNKAPSAGLWENQTDENEMGITYKELDDYILTGEATNRVKNIVDELNRKSQHKREMPKMFVPKNM; translated from the coding sequence ATGTTCAATGTTGAAATAGTGGCAAATGAATTAGTGGAATGGATAAAGGAAAGAGTTAAAGAAGCAGGAGCTGATGGGATTGTTTTGGGATTGAGCGGAGGAGTTGACTCAGCAGTAGTTGCTGCAGCAGCTAAAAAGGCGTTTCCCGAAAATACTCTTGGAATTATAATGCCATGCCATAGCAATCCACAGGATGAAAAGGATGCTGTATTACTTGCTGAAAGATTGAACATAAAATACAAGAAGGTAGTCCTTGATGATGTTTATGATACATTTTTAAAGGAAGTAGGTGCAACCGGAAATGAGAACAAACTTGCACTTGCTAATATTAAGCCTAGATTAAGAATGACAACCCTTTACTATCATGCGGCACTATTTAATTATCTTGTGGCTGGAACTGGAAACAAGAGCGAATTAACTGTAGGATATTTCACAAAGTATGGAGACAGCGGGGTTGACATACTACCGCTTGCTTCATTTGTAAAACATCAGGTATGGGAACTTGCAAGATATTTCAATGTTCCAGATGAAATAGTAAATAAAGCGCCAAGCGCAGGACTATGGGAAAACCAAACAGATGAAAATGAAATGGGTATAACATATAAGGAGCTTGATGATTATATATTAACAGGCGAAGCTACTAACAGAGTTAAGAATATAGTTGATGAACTCAATAGAAAAAGCCAGCACAAGAGAGAAATGCCGAAGATGTTTGTTCCAAAAAATATGTAA
- a CDS encoding amidohydrolase family protein, whose translation MSKILIENVKIITMEKQDEIISRGYVLIEDSLINLVEEGEYTGEREGLEIIDGKGCVALPGLINCHTHIPMTLLRGYGEGLPLMRWLNEKIWPFEMKLNSEDIYAGALLGMIEMVKSGTTSFVDMYFMEDAIAKACKNANLRGFLGSPMIGDFWKQQIDESIALFGKYKDDELVNVLIAPHSPYTLSMEALKQAGEVARKYNIPIHIHIAETMDEVKIISDKYNTTPAKVCEEAGIFENNRTIAAHCVHFNDEDIDMVSKYDFTAVYNPQSNMKLASGIAPVVKMINKGVNVAIGTDGASSNNNLNLIEEMQTASYLQKLSNNDATALSAYETLKLATVNAAKAVGMEDRLGKIKKGYLADIILIDFGKPHMNPPTDVYSNIVFSAQGGDVRTVIVNGKVVMKDYILLSLDEKEIIERANRVFVDVINR comes from the coding sequence ATGAGTAAAATTCTAATTGAAAATGTAAAAATAATTACAATGGAAAAACAAGACGAGATAATATCAAGAGGTTATGTTTTAATTGAAGATAGTTTGATTAATTTAGTTGAAGAAGGAGAATATACAGGGGAGAGGGAAGGTTTAGAAATTATAGATGGAAAAGGGTGTGTGGCTCTTCCAGGGCTTATTAATTGCCATACTCACATTCCAATGACTCTTTTAAGGGGATACGGAGAGGGATTACCCCTTATGAGATGGTTAAATGAAAAGATATGGCCGTTTGAGATGAAATTGAATTCTGAAGATATTTATGCGGGTGCTCTATTGGGAATGATTGAAATGGTCAAAAGCGGGACTACTTCTTTCGTTGATATGTATTTTATGGAGGATGCAATTGCAAAGGCATGTAAAAATGCGAATTTAAGAGGTTTTTTAGGTAGCCCCATGATAGGTGATTTTTGGAAACAGCAGATAGATGAAAGCATAGCGCTTTTCGGAAAATATAAAGATGATGAATTAGTAAATGTATTAATAGCACCGCATTCTCCATATACATTATCGATGGAAGCTTTAAAACAAGCTGGTGAAGTTGCAAGAAAATACAACATACCAATTCACATTCATATAGCTGAGACTATGGATGAAGTAAAAATTATTAGTGATAAGTATAATACAACTCCTGCAAAGGTCTGCGAAGAGGCGGGGATATTTGAAAATAACAGAACCATCGCTGCACACTGCGTTCATTTTAATGATGAAGATATTGATATGGTTTCAAAGTATGATTTTACAGCAGTATATAATCCACAGAGCAATATGAAACTTGCAAGCGGCATAGCTCCTGTTGTAAAAATGATAAATAAAGGAGTAAATGTGGCAATAGGGACGGATGGTGCATCCAGCAATAACAATTTAAATCTGATTGAAGAAATGCAAACTGCGTCTTATCTGCAAAAATTAAGCAACAATGATGCAACAGCGTTAAGCGCTTATGAAACATTAAAACTTGCTACTGTTAATGCTGCAAAAGCTGTTGGGATGGAAGACCGTTTAGGTAAAATTAAGAAGGGTTATCTGGCGGATATAATATTAATTGATTTTGGCAAACCGCATATGAATCCACCTACAGATGTATATTCAAACATAGTTTTTTCTGCACAGGGTGGAGATGTTAGGACTGTTATTGTTAATGGTAAAGTAGTAATGAAGGACTATATACTGTTAAGTTTAGACGAGAAAGAAATTATTGAAAGGGCCAACAGAGTTTTTGTTGATGTGATTAATAGATGA